The proteins below are encoded in one region of Triticum aestivum cultivar Chinese Spring chromosome 1B, IWGSC CS RefSeq v2.1, whole genome shotgun sequence:
- the LOC542821 gene encoding uncharacterized protein: MTAPPPPPLPPTARWSVAGHGSLMTAPPPPPPPPARCSVAGDGSLMTTPPPPPPTARWSVAGDGSLMKAPPPPPPPPPPTARWSVAGGGSLMRAPPIPLSRERLALPYQDGEPPATTDDLSMRPTSSPPPTSAEETQGARRSSVSPAPVTTGMATSRGPSTLIEAEEGRATERKEIVVKLLKARAKDNLELGGIAAIFGFAVLFGWSCFPEEMKRPGNLKFIFSLLLAIATFFSGTALTLLSMNIVGLPESLVSAGQLVASKCLFLICTALSAMTLVSLLALLPSMLYLCLGLVVMTVVVLPAIVVHCYMRRHTEGGDEAAALEEHKEELEAASKITSCVTNSAFGGLVGVLFSASKSKVSGAPTAVYTAMFFMFSTAIFGMVVMTMSKKVSKVANRRLRQLLVWAIRLANAFLLCSLACAAFAASFAVIRCQIFAAFGPLAITAVICLILHHCTVRPGEADPRNQENQKARLKVMEDMASKVTAATLGAIMSVLAGSVGEEHHEKKGATDAFMVVLTSTFVSSFGFMLLAAAPSSARVYLAPVSKVLIWSSVALFGATAVSVYSAEISRAVSQ, translated from the exons ATgacggcgccgccgcctcctcctcttcctccgacTGCTCGGTGGTCCGTGGCCGGCCACGGCAGTTTGATGAcggcaccgcctcctcctcctcctcctcctgctcggtGCTCCGTGGCCGGCGACGGCAGTTTGATGAcgacgccgcctcctcctcctcccactgctCGGTGGTCCGTGGCCGGCGACGGCAGTTTGATGaaggcgccgcctcctcctcctcctcctcctcctccgactgcTCGGTGGTCCGTGGCCGGCGGCGGCAGTTTGATGAGGGCTCCGCCGATCCCACTCTCTCGTGAAAGACTCGCTCTACCATACCAG GACGGTGAGCCACCGGCCACGACCGACGACCTAAGCATGAGGCCGACATCCTCTCCGCCACCAACCAGCGCTGAAGAAACACAAGGAG CACGGCGTTCTTCCGTTTCGCCGGCACCCGTCACCACGGGGATGGCCACCTCTCGCGGGCCGTCTACCCTCATCGAG GCCGAGGAGGGTCGTGCAACTGAGAGGAAGGAGATTGTGGTGAAATTGCTTAAAGCCAGGGCCAAGGACAACCTCGAGCTCGGCGGCATAGCCGCCATCTTTGGTTTCGCTGTGCTGTTTGGTTGGTCCTGCTTCCCCGAGGAGATGAAGCGCCCCGGCAACTTGAAATTCATCTTCTCCTTGCTGCTGGCAATCGCAACCTTCTTCAGCGGCACGGCCCTCACGCTCCTCAGCATGAACATCGTCGGCCTGCCGGAGAGCCTCGTCTCCGCCGGCCAGCTGGTCGCCTCCAAGTGCCTATTTCTCATCTGCACCGCGCTGTCCGCCATGACTCTGGTTAGTCTCCTGGCCCTCCTGCCGAGCATGCTCTACCTGTGCCTTGGCCTCGTCGTGATGACGGTAGTCGTGCTGCCGGCCATCGTGGTACACTGTTACATGCGACGGCACACAGAGGGAGGAGACGAGGCAGCGGCACTCGAGGAGCATAAGGAGGAGCTGGAGGCCGCATCAAAGATCACCTCGTGCGTCACCAACTCGGCGTTCGGGGGACTGGTCGGTGTGCTGTTTAGCGCATCCAAGTCCAAGGTCTCCGGCGCCCCGACGGCCGTTTACACGGCTATGTTTTTCATGTTCTCCACCGCCATCTTCGGCATGGTCGTCATGACAATGTCGAAGAAAGTATCGAAGGTCGCCAATCGGAGGCTCCGGCAGTTGCTCGTCTGGGCGATCAGGCTCGCCAACGCCTTTTTGCTCTGCTCGCTGGCGTGCGCAGCGTTCGCAGCATCGTTCGCGGTCATCAGATGCCAAATTTTTGCGGCGTTCGGGCCGTTGGCCATTACGGCTGTGATCTGTTTGATCCTCCATCATTGTACTGTCCGCCCTGGCGAAGCCGACCCGAGAAACCAGGAGAATCAAAAGGCCCGGCTCAAAGTAATGGAGGACATGGCGAGCAAGGTGACGGCGGCGACGTTGGGGGCGATCATGAGCGTTCTCGCAGGCTCTGTCGGGGAGGAACACCACGAGAAGAAGGGGGCTACGGATGCATTCATGGTTGTCCTGACATCGACCTTTGTCTCAAGCTTTGGATTCATGCTTCTCGCCGCCGCGCCGAGCTCAGCGAGGGTGTACCTTGCACCGGTCTCCAAGGTGCTCATCTGGTCGTCGGTGGCCTTGTTTGGAGCCACCGCCGTCTCTGTTTATAGCGCAGAGATCTCCAGGGCAGTTAGCCAGTAG